The following are encoded in a window of Fischerella sp. PCC 9605 genomic DNA:
- the xseB gene encoding exodeoxyribonuclease VII small subunit — protein sequence MVKRNSSSNSKSIEVWNYEAKVAEIENIIARIEAGELELAEVFEQFAKAVEYLRECENFLQQRQQQVDLLIETLNDE from the coding sequence ATGGTTAAACGTAACAGTTCCTCTAATTCTAAATCAATAGAAGTTTGGAATTATGAGGCGAAGGTTGCTGAAATTGAAAATATTATCGCCCGCATTGAGGCGGGTGAGTTGGAATTGGCAGAGGTTTTTGAGCAATTCGCCAAAGCTGTTGAGTATTTGCGCGAGTGTGAAAATTTTTTACAACAGCGACAGCAGCAAGTAGATTTGTTGATTGAGACTTTGAATGATGAGTAA
- the xseA gene encoding exodeoxyribonuclease VII large subunit → MTADFTDFLIPDTAVSVSGLTDYIRLLLEQDEQLRQVWVIGEVSSANHHRSGLFFTLQDPDGGAAIKCVVWNGQLPKLMQMPTVGEQLIVLGSIRLYPARGEYQLSVWQALPAGVGLQALRYQQLRNRLEAEGLFDPQRKRSLPPHPQTIAVVTSPTAAAWGDIQKTLKQRYPGLRILFSPATVQGEQAPESIVKAIQRVERDGRAEVLILSRGGGAVEELACFNDERVVRAVANCSIPVITGIGHHRDESLVDLVADESVHTPTAAAERVVPALADLYNLHWQRIVELQQVVHRELESADNQLQGLRERLQRLRLDKQLQQQMQALTWRRQQLMQVTTSKFQQATQHLEMLRQKLVTLDPKAVLQRGYAVVRQENGIIVRNATEVAIGQELLIQLGQGEVIVKVTETRESKV, encoded by the coding sequence ATGACTGCTGATTTTACTGACTTTTTGATTCCTGATACAGCTGTTAGCGTCAGTGGTTTGACTGACTACATCCGCTTGCTATTAGAGCAAGATGAACAACTGCGACAAGTTTGGGTGATAGGAGAAGTTTCCAGCGCTAACCATCACCGTAGCGGCTTATTTTTTACACTGCAAGATCCAGATGGGGGAGCAGCTATTAAGTGTGTGGTGTGGAATGGTCAATTGCCCAAATTGATGCAAATGCCAACGGTGGGTGAGCAGTTAATTGTTTTAGGCAGTATTAGACTATACCCCGCGCGAGGAGAATACCAGCTTTCTGTTTGGCAAGCTTTACCCGCTGGTGTCGGTTTGCAGGCGCTGCGCTACCAACAGTTACGAAACCGACTAGAGGCGGAGGGTTTATTCGATCCACAAAGAAAGCGATCGCTTCCACCTCATCCCCAAACTATTGCTGTTGTCACTTCACCTACCGCCGCTGCTTGGGGTGATATTCAAAAAACTCTCAAGCAAAGATACCCTGGTTTACGTATTTTATTTTCTCCCGCGACAGTACAGGGTGAGCAAGCACCAGAGTCTATAGTTAAGGCAATTCAACGAGTAGAACGAGATGGACGTGCTGAGGTATTAATACTTTCGCGGGGAGGCGGTGCAGTTGAGGAATTAGCTTGCTTTAATGATGAACGGGTGGTGCGAGCAGTTGCTAATTGTTCTATACCCGTAATTACTGGGATTGGGCATCACAGGGATGAGTCTCTAGTAGATTTAGTAGCAGATGAGAGCGTGCATACTCCCACTGCTGCTGCCGAACGGGTTGTTCCCGCACTTGCCGATCTATACAATTTGCATTGGCAGCGAATTGTCGAACTACAACAAGTAGTGCATCGAGAGTTAGAAAGTGCAGATAATCAACTGCAAGGACTGCGAGAACGTTTGCAGCGTTTGCGGTTGGATAAGCAATTACAGCAACAGATGCAGGCGTTAACTTGGAGGCGTCAGCAACTGATGCAAGTAACAACTAGTAAATTTCAGCAAGCAACTCAGCACTTAGAGATGTTGCGACAAAAGTTGGTAACTCTTGACCCCAAAGCAGTATTGCAGCGCGGTTATGCGGTGGTCAGACAAGAAAATGGGATAATTGTTCGCAATGCCACTGAGGTAGCTATAGGACAGGAATTGTTGATTCAGTTGGGCCAGGGTGAGGTTATAGTAAAAGTTACGGAAACAAGAGAGTCAAAAGTTTAA
- a CDS encoding VOC family protein: MSNHHLTNSAIGDNTTNFSKTKRSPFIETNGLLFYKQECKTPEFLNSSAVITLFGEAVVVDHYVLLFPDPDTLIDYANALVNYGAKITEGPGTFPENFCTDRKILPEDLWIFYLSSLIPSGVIVSLAAPHAPNDDLDRLLKKYGDNAVHHVAIRVDDIYAAAEVWQKKGFIPLSRNPQDDGCLCQWFLRNWAGQIVELIHRRSEGRQTFSCENIAGLRLCETTRL; the protein is encoded by the coding sequence ATGAGCAATCATCATTTAACAAACTCTGCAATAGGCGACAACACAACCAACTTCTCAAAAACAAAGCGATCGCCTTTTATAGAAACGAATGGACTGCTTTTCTATAAGCAAGAGTGCAAGACTCCTGAATTCTTAAATTCATCTGCTGTCATAACCTTATTTGGCGAAGCAGTAGTTGTAGATCATTATGTGCTGCTTTTCCCCGATCCAGACACACTGATCGACTATGCTAATGCTTTGGTCAACTATGGGGCCAAAATCACAGAAGGGCCGGGAACATTCCCTGAAAACTTTTGCACCGACCGAAAAATTTTGCCTGAAGACCTGTGGATTTTCTATCTCTCATCTTTAATACCATCAGGCGTAATTGTCTCGCTGGCTGCGCCTCACGCGCCAAATGACGATTTAGATCGCTTGTTAAAAAAATACGGTGACAATGCCGTTCATCACGTTGCCATTCGTGTTGATGATATATACGCAGCGGCAGAAGTTTGGCAAAAGAAGGGCTTTATTCCTTTGTCTAGAAATCCTCAAGACGATGGCTGCTTGTGCCAATGGTTTCTTCGTAACTGGGCAGGGCAGATAGTAGAGTTAATCCACCGCAGATCCGAGGGTAGACAGACCTTTTCTTGCGAGAATATCGCTGGTTTGCGCCTCTGTGAAACTACCAGATTGTAA